aaataatatatttagcATTTTACGAAATTTGGCCTGGTCGCCATCTTTTTCAgataatttatatttaatttcttaACAAAATTGTTGCtcttaaacaaaaataacagtATTTCAAATCACCCCGACACTTCCTAATTAATGCCACAATTGGCGCGCTAAGTATTCAGACATTACAGCGATCAAAACGTTTTTTTACACAGGAAAAACAGTGAGAAAATCAAAGTTCACCAAACATTAGTTTTTTCATTGAGGCCTAATAACATCACGAGAGCTCTCGACTTTAaatctcacatttaaaaaaaaaaggtttgactgATAAAATGTTAGAGCGTTTATGGAGATTAATAAATTAATCAGTGAAATGtcaatggtaaaaaaaaaaaaaggtcacatttGACATACCTCCACCGCTGTCAGACAAGTGTTGGGCGGACAGGTGCTCCTTGTCCATCACCGGTCCGCTGAAGGCGATCTCCGAGCTCTTCGGTGACCCCGATAGGTGTCCCACTGAGTCCAAGAAgttcttttctttcctgttgTTTTAGAAGAAGTGTACTTGTAGAAGATATTGATGCAGCGCTTTTAAATAGTTAGCTTTCCAGCAAGGTCTTGCAAAAAGGTCAACTCTCGTCAAAGTTCAATTGCAAAAGGGGAAAGTTGAACGGTGTGCGGCCCTTATATAGCCTCGGTTGGTTGTTACCATGGTGTTTGATGAcgcgcgtgcgtgcgcgcgtgcgtgcgtgcgtgagtgcGTGTAAAACTAGTCGGGAGATGCGTCAGGCTCAACGCCGGTATCCGCAACCGACTTtagtctggatgtgaggagacggtcgTTACGCATGGCGgagatgattgttttttatttgcacgagctgctcttcGTGGCTCACTCCACAAgaagctttgttattattagtcaaacttttgttttacatcagtgaaAACAGGAGAAATTGGTAAGAAGTGTGGACTGAACCGAAGACCGTCATGATGCGTGCGCAGTGCAGCGGTGTGCCTGTCGTCAAGTCCCGTAGCTCtgattctggcaacttgtgagcaaataaaagtaaagaaatatcgctccttttgaaaacctgcattctgtgtcacctctctcaggtgttcagtctgtttgctgattagcgtaatgcaggagcagctcgtgcgctctgccactcgtcttttttatgattactccctgctgagaagataattcaaagtgccccgtttaattaatattcgtatcatgatatcaacctttacgttgctcattttaCATATGTTTACATCTAtttgattcaaaacgattctggattcaaagtctatttttgaatgagtacatacttcaggatctactccagtcatttgtgagactggctgagtttttgctgctccatttggcattcttctgagttaaagagctaacCTGAGCACtgagcagggagtgactgattggccaaaacaaaacaaaaaaaacgttttttggaagttattaatctatttaaaatctcagaagatgaGAATCTTGATAGAatctcgatttttttttttttttcatgaatacatttttccCACCTCTGTTGTTTAGGTTATAGATATAAGACTTATTTTTCAACAACAGCCTGATAACATTACAGAGAACTAAAGAACAGCTCAACCCTCTGCCACATACTATGTACTAAAATGCTGTGTAATAATGTTATTCTACAAGCTAGTTAGCTTCATCAATAAATACCAATTCTAGTGCTGACAGCCACCTTTTAAGCCTTAATACGTTGTAACATTATAGCAGACGGTGCTGAGAGTCGGTATGAACCATGAGTCAAATCATTTTTTCAGCATATCTGAATTTCAACATCATTCCATGTTTTACTCTGGGAATTTATGAATTTGTGTTCTATAAATGAAAAGGAATTTTCAATTCATCGCCCACTCTAGCAGGGAGTATTTTAAATTATCAGAGCAAACTCTGCtggaaaaaacatgttataaacaTCATTTCTAAACCATCCAAAGCGTTCATTTCAACGTATCATGCtcttaaaaaggtttttatatttgagctggtggaagaagaaaaaacaagaaaatctgaTTTGATTTAGCAGAGAAAAGCGCAGGTCAGGGGCGccggatggcctagcggttatgaccCACACCCCTCACCGAAGTGacccgtgggttcaaatccattTTCTGCAtatcatccctcactctctcaacatttcctctctctctttttgggcggtcctatccaataaaggaaaatatcaCCCAAAGATATAACTTCATAAAAGAGAGTCCCCATATTTAGTCTTTGAGGCTGAAAACTCAGTTCGACTTGGTTTGAACTCTAGATGTTACTCCACTGCAGAAtcaaaaaaggttaaaagaggATACCATCGATGTTCTATTTAACCGCACTTTTGCATAACCTctcacaataaacacacatgtcCTCAATCACGAGTGTAAACAATGGAGCCCTTCATGGTGTCGCAGTATGAGGGCACACGTGTTTGTATCTTTGCTGAACAAacacttttgtgtgttttttttgtttcagaccTTCATATTCACTGACGGTGAGGACAAAGAGCTGCAGAAGAGAACGGGTAAGGAGCGGGACCAGAGTGATTCTTcagatgtttcctcttttgttttgtctttagtAACTTAATGGGTGGGGACACCGCCTCCGTTATATATGCACATATACTCTCACAGTGTTTAAGGTCAGATTGATATTGAGGTCACGATTATTAAACATGACTGCTCATTGATTTTCCAACATCTGCATTATATAAATTTATTGGCAAAGTAATTGTTTAATCtagattatctttttttatgatCATGGGAAGCCAAAATTGTCATTGAAATTGAAACTGGATTAATTGCCCGGTCCTGGGTCAGACTGTCTTTATCGCAGCCTGTGGTCACAGCATCAGGGTCGGGTCAGCTGTAGCAGTTAGAGATGATAATCTCTGGCACAGAAAACATGAATTCTTTCAAACTTCTTCTAAGCCTCTAAAACCATTTTGGTTATCCATTCCTCAGCGCACATGTGtttaaattcattaaaatactgaatcaaaacaaattaaaggaaTATACTAAATGAAAACTGTTGTTTAAAAGAGAGGATGGGGTGTCCAGTTGTTGTAGACATCTGGTTGCTACTTGCTCAGTTTTCCTCCACCTCACTAAGCTCTCTAGCTGCTGCAGCCGAGCCGAGGAGTCAGGTTTTGATTGCACCATCATGTAAAAAGAAGGATGTTTTCGTTCCTGTATTGTGGGAAGGCTGTATTGAAAATGCTAACACAACCTAACCTTCAATTCATCTATTAACAGGCAGACAATGAAGTTTATGCAGACCTAAAGCCCCTTGGCAACCAGCTGCAACGTGTCCACCTGATTTATCATCTCAGTCTGTACTCCCTGTACAGATTTAaccaatcattttatttttttctgctgtaagaATTGATATCTTAATATGGGAATTCATGGCTTcgtagccagcctcaagtggacactcaaggaactgcagtgaGTTGTAAATTCTGCCGCCAAGGTGATCTctatcaaaacaataacaaaagatgacgtcgaagctggcggggaatcatgcttcatttattttaacactggTGGTTTCCCACTTGGTTAAAACTTTGTAGTCAAGGGAGGCCActataatatttttaaaattacatAATAATATTTCTTGCATTAGCTCATGTTTGCTCTGCTTGTATGTTGACACAGTGAAATGAGTCAAAGGGAGTTGGAATCTCTCATCTCCAGGGAATATTGATTTTAGAACAGTCTGTCTGTTTACAGCATGACTGAGCTAAActctgcttttctctctttttttccaggagCTAACATCATCAACACTAACTGCTCAGCAGCTCACACCCGACAGGCTCTGTGCTGCAAGATGTCCGTGGAGTACGACAAGTTCATCGAGTCGCAGAAGAAGTGAGTGAACAAAGATCTGAACCCGGTCTAAACGCATGAAATCAACCAGTTCAGCAGTTACTAATGgagatgtctgtgtttgtgttgcaggtggTTCTGTCACGTTGATGATGATAACTACGTGGTCCTGCCCAGCCTGCTGCGCCTGCTCTCCACCTACCACCACAGCCAGGACGTGTACCTGGGCCGGCCCAGTCTGGATCATCCTATCGAGGCTGCAGAGAGGGTCAAGAGTGACGGATCGGTAAGTCAACGTTGTTTCTGGCTCCTCTGACAAATACACCAAATACATCCTCTGGTTTATATTGAATTCACCTCTCATGGCTGGCTcgcttttctgttttttctgtcttttctcaggTGTCTGTCAAGTTCTGGTTTGCCACAGGTGGAGCAGGTTTCTGTATCAGCAGAGGGTTGGCACTGAAAATGAGCCCATGGGCCAGGTAGGTCACAGACTCCCCTGGTGTGATCCAAACTGTTGTACCCTCTGAGTCCAGGGTACTCACCCTGTTTataatgttagaaaaacattttctttccatGACTATGATCAGAATGAGAATCCTCTTCGTAAGCTCTCGAGTATCTAAAGAATAAGAAGAATGTTTTTAGGTAACCGTCAGAGAATGTGCCTGGACTTGTTGTAGTCAGCTGAGACACAAATAATCAAAGTAATgagaacagctgttgtagtttgtatttattttgagcTGCCAGAGAAATGGCAGCCCCCTCTGCCTAACCCATTCTCTTATTTCTTAAACGTTTCAACAAAAACTGGCGGACCgaatataaaacaataatcTGTCCCAGATGATGGTCAAAGGgaatcacacaaaacaaagtgGTCATAATGCTGCACCTCTGGCTCAGGTTGTGATTTTGTAATGCTCAGTAAAGAGATCTGTTggtgttgaaatgtgtttttaatttgtccatcatgtaaataaaacactttaaaatccTTAATAGGTTTGATTCAGACAGTTATGTTTACAAAAAACTCTAAAAGTGCTCTTCATTAATTTAtactggaacagaaggagaggTGAGATTAGAAGTTACTGCTTTGACAAAGTCTAAAAACACTCAGAAGTGCGCCCTCTGGTTTCAGTTTGGGGAATTTCATCAGCACAGCGGAGAAGATTCGGCTACCGGACGACTGCACCATCGGCTACATCATCGAAGCGCTGCTGGAGGtgacgctgacacacacacacctgttccaCTCTCACCTGGAGAACCTACAGAAGCTGCCAACGGACACCGTGCTGgaccaggtgagtgtgtgtgcgtggacAGTACTTTAGTGTTTAACACTAATGATCGCGAGAAAGCAGGAAAAGTCGACATATTCCGAGAAATGCGGCTGTGGAAGAAATTCTCATGTTCATATTTATGACCATTTAAAGACTCGATACTTCCATACTGTATGTCACTATTATAAGAACGATTGTCTCATCATCTGCTGGgtgtattttgtgtttctgtgtaacaGGTGACTCTGAGCTACGGAGGTTTTGAGAACAGGAGAAATGTGGTCAGCATAGTTGGAGGTTTTACGCTTTACGAGGACCCCACGAGGTAAGCTTCTTCACCGCTCTTTTGTGTGGCATGTAATAAACAATATCCCCTTTTGACTCGCAGACAGGGATCTGATTGTGAGTGCATAATGTATAAATGTCTTTAATAAAGGTCTTTACGAGGCCTTAGCAGCCTTCTCAGCACCCTCACATGGTCCTGTGATATTCATATGTTAGTTCTGATCCTTGGTGATTGTTGATATCCAACAAGACAGGAGAATCATTCTCCTCCTACGAAGGTCTCAAAAATCATATTTCTGTTGGCTCGACGGTGGATATCGTGCATTCACCGTTGGATAGTTTGTGTCCAAACGTAACATGACTACATGTCTACACAtagtcttgtttttgtgtaattaaatcaatcacatcaATAGTATCGTGCAAGTTCTCAGTTGTTAATAAACAAAATCCAATACAGCTTAAACTTTATTGTTGATGCAcggagcagccatgttggaatTCAACACCGACTACTGAAGTTGCTTCAAGCTTCCGAGGCGGAGATCTGACTTCAAGGGGTGTTCCTGAAGTTCCTGAATGTCTGATTTCGGAGATCAAATGGAACGAACGATACAGCCACGCAGTATAGCGGGGAGAAGAGGCCTATTAAACGGAGCTGCAGCCCGGACTAGTGGCGGGAGGGCTGTATTACAGCTTAGAGACATTAAACCAGCATTGAGGGCCAACATCAATAACCATTTACTGACTTGTAATTCTGGTGCTCACTAGCAAGGGACTAGCAAGTACTAAGACACATCATTTAAACACACCTCGCAGTTTGAtcagttgttgatttttttttttttctctaaacaGATTTAGTGAAGGTTTACACTTTCAGTGCTTTAATTGAATATGACCCTAACCGTCATTTCCCCCTCTCCTGCAGGTTTAAGACAGTCCACTGCCTCCTGTATGCAGACACTGACTGGTGTCCAAAGCTCAAAGCTCGCCACAAACACTGAAAGCCTCTGTGTTCTTACCCTGCAGCACCGGTACTTCAaaacctctctgtctctctcatagACTATCCAAATCAGTTTCACCTCAAGCTTCATGGACGCTCTGAGCAAGTGTGAGCGAGAGATACGAGACGAATGGATCAAACGCATCATGTCAATAATTATTAGAGCCAAAGAAAGACTTTTCTCAGCTTGAGGGGTGAACGCTGATGACACCGTTTCTACTCAGAGTTGATCATTAACATtaagaacacagaaacacaacagtcTCTGTGTTGGTCACAGACTCTGTGATGACATGAAGTATTAttacatgtgttgtattatgtTCAGTCTCTCGCCATGATGAGCTTAATTGGGAGAAAGTGGTCATGTCAACCTTCTTGTTTTCTTCGGTTACACTTTGATTCTTGCAGCTTTTCTGTTCACTCCACATTGACATCCGAGAGTTCAACATGTGTAGCGAGAGTTTTGAGGCTGTTCTGGATGGGGATTTGTAAACTCTGATAAGATTcaagtaaaaatcaaatgacatCGATACCCGTTTTGTTAACACAGCAACGGCAATAGA
The genomic region above belongs to Labrus bergylta chromosome 21, fLabBer1.1, whole genome shotgun sequence and contains:
- the rfng gene encoding beta-1,3-N-acetylglucosaminyltransferase radical fringe — its product is MKPLHRLVRMHIASVGVSKFCFLLSLAFCGLLLLLIPALQPSARQVDLPHPRPQVRPSQTGQLHHVGLRAGSNHDEETDSTRGLKRSSAGQGESIDTDVIRKEKPDPKRGTDPKTGALLVRKPNGLSRSRTQDPLQLKDIFIAVKTTKKYHKSRLGLLTQTWVSQAQEQTFIFTDGEDKELQKRTGANIINTNCSAAHTRQALCCKMSVEYDKFIESQKKWFCHVDDDNYVVLPSLLRLLSTYHHSQDVYLGRPSLDHPIEAAERVKSDGSVSVKFWFATGGAGFCISRGLALKMSPWASLGNFISTAEKIRLPDDCTIGYIIEALLEVTLTHTHLFHSHLENLQKLPTDTVLDQVTLSYGGFENRRNVVSIVGGFTLYEDPTRFKTVHCLLYADTDWCPKLKARHKH